Proteins from a single region of Desulfobacter postgatei 2ac9:
- a CDS encoding HD domain-containing protein translates to MMTHDDFLKIEKQFYAYTTPFVDRAEDAYPFVLKQEHTARVCKAMRMLCASLDLDGPKTARACAAAMVHDMGRFPQFAVFHTYADARSKNHAALGCREIVRSNILSHLSVTDRQLILRAVALHNRPRLSGKLGSDLSLLARLLRDADKMDIYKVMKDHYLNPDSSHGFITYDLHDDGKIPTTAAQLLLETRQNDLSCVNTLNAMRVFQAGMVYDLNFSAAAAAILDMEVIPVLLGGIPPSELITRLEQTLLDHLKSLATQK, encoded by the coding sequence ATGATGACCCACGATGATTTTTTAAAAATAGAAAAACAGTTTTATGCGTATACCACCCCTTTTGTCGACAGGGCTGAAGACGCCTATCCATTTGTACTCAAACAGGAACACACTGCCCGGGTCTGCAAGGCCATGAGAATGCTTTGCGCATCACTTGATCTTGACGGGCCGAAAACGGCCCGTGCTTGTGCTGCCGCCATGGTTCATGATATGGGCAGATTTCCCCAGTTTGCCGTCTTTCACACCTATGCGGATGCCCGTTCCAAAAACCATGCAGCATTAGGGTGCCGGGAAATAGTGCGAAGCAACATTCTTTCCCATTTGTCCGTTACCGACAGGCAGCTGATTTTGCGGGCAGTGGCCCTGCATAACCGCCCCCGTCTTTCCGGAAAGCTCGGGAGCGATTTAAGTCTTCTGGCCCGTCTGCTCAGGGATGCGGACAAAATGGATATTTATAAAGTAATGAAAGACCATTATCTGAATCCGGATTCAAGTCACGGTTTTATTACCTATGATTTGCACGATGACGGCAAAATACCGACAACAGCTGCCCAACTCCTTCTTGAAACCCGGCAGAACGATTTAAGCTGTGTAAACACCCTCAATGCCATGAGGGTGTTTCAGGCCGGAATGGTTTATGATCTAAATTTCTCCGCTGCAGCTGCCGCTATCCTGGATATGGAAGTCATTCCTGTCCTGTTGGGCGGTATTCCTCCATCAGAACTCATTACCCGGCTGGAGCAGACTCTTTTGGATCATCTGAAATCTCTTGCCACACAAAAGTAA
- a CDS encoding Hsp33 family molecular chaperone HslO gives MIKKDIFQHDVKAQFQASAKERLYRFLMADDQIKGVVVHGTRMVKEMQANHDLGPLETLVLGQAYIAVALMSAPLKGRDRIAMKIQCSGPIKGLDVEGNAFGEIRGYLKANPIEIKNPEKIKWLSTLYGAGFLSVTRYIEDTNRPYTGQIALVHGAIAEDLAEYFLTSEQIPSGFILSVAFDENENVTGAGGIFLQALPGAQPDNVARAENLIRNINALGNCFAQNQTPESIIETGFADLSPRFLDSSRVEFYCPCTKERMGGYLKNLPKKECTDILANGPFPLELRCHHCNSVYRFSQKELTGLLTG, from the coding sequence ATGATAAAAAAAGATATATTTCAGCATGATGTAAAAGCCCAGTTCCAGGCCTCGGCCAAAGAACGGCTCTACCGTTTTTTAATGGCGGATGATCAGATCAAAGGGGTGGTGGTACATGGAACCCGGATGGTCAAAGAGATGCAGGCCAATCATGATCTGGGTCCTTTGGAAACCCTGGTTCTGGGTCAGGCTTACATTGCCGTGGCCCTGATGAGCGCACCACTGAAAGGCCGGGACCGGATTGCAATGAAGATCCAATGCTCCGGTCCCATAAAGGGCCTTGATGTGGAGGGCAACGCTTTTGGAGAGATCCGCGGATATTTAAAAGCCAACCCCATTGAAATAAAAAATCCGGAAAAAATAAAATGGCTGTCCACCCTTTACGGGGCAGGTTTTTTGTCGGTAACCCGGTACATAGAAGATACAAACCGACCCTATACCGGCCAGATTGCCCTGGTTCACGGCGCCATTGCCGAAGATCTGGCTGAATACTTTCTGACCTCGGAACAGATTCCTTCCGGCTTCATCCTGAGCGTGGCTTTTGATGAAAATGAAAACGTTACGGGTGCAGGCGGTATATTTCTCCAGGCACTGCCGGGTGCCCAACCAGACAACGTTGCCCGGGCCGAAAACTTGATCCGAAATATCAATGCTTTAGGCAATTGCTTTGCCCAGAATCAAACACCGGAATCCATTATTGAAACCGGCTTTGCCGATCTGTCACCGCGGTTTCTGGACAGTTCCCGAGTAGAATTTTACTGCCCGTGCACAAAGGAACGGATGGGCGGTTACCTAAAGAACCTACCCAAAAAAGAGTGTACCGATATCCTGGCAAACGGTCCTTTTCCATTGGAGCTTCGATGCCATCACTGTAATTCCGTCTACCGGTTCAGCCAAAAGGAGTTAACCGGTCTGCTTACCGGATAG
- a CDS encoding substrate-binding periplasmic protein, producing MRKLSGVIGIIVVLVFPGMIMAQAGLTIAYPDFYPFFTRKDNGEMAGFFYEIISEALDKRMGVTVHWRQMPWKRCQEEVRAGRYDAMITVPTPERSTYCLTHQDPLYLKKMVLFTYAGHPDLDRIRTIESVRDIKAMGYSVVTYSGNGWHDEHISSLGIPSWETSEVHNVWKMLAAGRGDLAIEWPAGARLGMEKAGVRDKIIDTGIALQSMPFHLMIHNGSGYTRILNQFNRTINDMADDGTMTGILGAYGITSF from the coding sequence ATGAGAAAATTGTCAGGTGTTATAGGCATTATTGTTGTGTTGGTATTTCCGGGTATGATCATGGCTCAGGCCGGTCTAACCATTGCTTATCCTGATTTTTACCCCTTTTTTACCCGGAAAGATAACGGCGAAATGGCCGGTTTCTTTTACGAAATTATTTCAGAGGCTCTGGATAAGCGCATGGGCGTGACCGTACACTGGCGGCAGATGCCCTGGAAGCGATGCCAGGAGGAGGTACGAGCCGGCAGATACGATGCAATGATAACCGTTCCCACGCCGGAACGATCTACCTATTGCCTGACCCATCAAGATCCTTTGTATCTTAAAAAAATGGTCCTGTTCACCTATGCGGGACATCCGGATCTGGACCGTATCCGGACCATCGAATCTGTCCGGGATATCAAGGCTATGGGATACAGCGTGGTAACCTACAGCGGCAACGGGTGGCATGATGAACACATCTCAAGCCTGGGTATTCCCTCCTGGGAAACCAGCGAAGTCCACAATGTCTGGAAAATGCTGGCCGCCGGGAGGGGGGATTTGGCAATTGAATGGCCGGCGGGAGCCCGGCTGGGCATGGAAAAAGCCGGGGTTAGGGACAAAATTATTGACACCGGCATTGCTCTTCAATCAATGCCCTTTCATCTCATGATCCATAATGGGTCGGGGTATACTCGTATCCTTAACCAGTTTAACCGGACCATAAACGATATGGCCGATGACGGCACAATGACAGGTATACTTGGGGCCTACGGCATAACCT